Proteins co-encoded in one Caldivirga sp. genomic window:
- a CDS encoding 4Fe-4S dicluster domain-containing protein: MVLNNCTGCGICWTICPKGVLVGKLKDKAMVVSEGQCMGCFSCQYNCPYNAIIVQVKVAEGRQ; this comes from the coding sequence ATGGTCTTGAACAATTGCACTGGATGCGGAATATGCTGGACAATATGCCCTAAGGGTGTACTCGTTGGTAAGTTAAAAGATAAGGCCATGGTGGTTTCAGAGGGACAATGCATGGGTTGTTTCTCATGCCAATACAATTGCCCATACAATGCAATAATTGTTCAGGTTAAAGTAGCCGAGGGTAGGCAATAG
- a CDS encoding translation initiation factor aIF-1A: MSVESKVRVPDEGEMLAKVTDIVGDDRVKVICEDGNIRIARIPGKYRKRMWIRIGDYLIVAPWDFEPSKADVIYKYEKGEVNELRRISKYSEILNRLDELAL; encoded by the coding sequence GTGAGTGTGGAGTCTAAGGTTAGGGTTCCGGATGAGGGGGAAATGCTTGCTAAGGTTACCGACATAGTTGGTGATGATAGGGTTAAGGTCATTTGTGAGGATGGTAACATTAGGATAGCTAGGATACCTGGTAAGTATAGGAAGAGAATGTGGATCAGGATTGGTGATTACCTAATAGTTGCACCCTGGGATTTTGAACCAAGTAAGGCTGATGTTATTTACAAGTATGAGAAGGGTGAGGTTAATGAGCTCAGGAGGATTAGCAAGTACAGTGAGATTTTAAATAGACTTGATGAATTAGCCCTGTAG